The following are encoded together in the Thermosipho japonicus genome:
- a CDS encoding amidohydrolase, with product MILIKNGTIYPITRSPFKGDILIENGQIKKIGENIEEKGTEVIDATGKYIFPGFIDAHSHIGVFEEGVGEFYYQDGNEYSNPLTPHVRALDAFYPGDKAIKRALSGGVTTVMVVPGSANPIGGQGFILKFKSDIVDEMVIRQPAGLKMAFGENPKRVYGSQNKTPMTRLGVAAVIREYFTKVKDYMRRRQEDPKTPIDFTLEIGVKVLKKEIPARCHAHRTDDIVTAIRIAEEFNFDLVIEHATEGYKIADFLKKKKIPVVLGPLFGFRTKLELTDMTYEAIKIINEKGILAALMCDHPVIHLEHANIQAATALRYGAKEEDLLKMLTINPAKILKIDDRVGSIEEGKDADIVIWNTHPFDFKAKAEKVFIEGKLVYSD from the coding sequence ATGATATTGATAAAAAACGGAACAATTTATCCAATTACAAGAAGTCCATTTAAAGGAGATATTTTAATTGAAAATGGACAAATTAAAAAAATTGGAGAAAACATCGAAGAAAAAGGAACAGAGGTTATTGATGCAACTGGTAAATACATCTTCCCAGGGTTTATTGATGCACACTCACATATAGGTGTTTTTGAAGAAGGAGTAGGTGAATTTTATTACCAAGACGGAAACGAATATTCAAATCCACTTACACCTCATGTAAGAGCATTAGATGCATTTTATCCTGGTGATAAGGCAATAAAGAGGGCTTTGTCCGGCGGTGTAACAACTGTAATGGTTGTACCAGGCAGTGCAAATCCAATTGGTGGACAGGGATTTATTCTCAAATTCAAATCCGATATTGTTGATGAAATGGTTATAAGGCAACCAGCAGGGCTTAAAATGGCCTTTGGGGAAAACCCAAAGAGAGTTTATGGTTCTCAAAACAAAACACCAATGACAAGGCTTGGAGTTGCAGCAGTTATTAGAGAATATTTTACCAAGGTAAAAGATTATATGAGAAGAAGACAAGAAGATCCAAAAACTCCAATTGATTTTACTCTCGAGATTGGCGTAAAAGTTTTAAAGAAGGAAATTCCAGCTAGATGTCATGCTCATAGAACTGACGATATTGTTACAGCCATAAGGATTGCCGAAGAATTTAATTTTGACTTAGTTATTGAGCACGCAACAGAAGGCTATAAAATAGCTGATTTTCTAAAGAAAAAGAAAATCCCCGTTGTTTTGGGTCCATTATTTGGTTTTAGAACAAAGCTTGAATTAACAGATATGACATACGAGGCAATTAAAATTATTAATGAAAAAGGAATTCTGGCAGCTTTAATGTGTGATCACCCAGTAATACACCTTGAACATGCTAATATTCAAGCTGCAACAGCATTAAGATATGGTGCAAAAGAAGAAGATCTATTAAAAATGCTTACAATAAATCCTGCTAAGATATTAAAAATTGACGATAGAGTAGGCTCAATCGAAGAAGGAAAAGATGCAGATATAGTTATCTGGAACACACATCCATTTGACTTTAAAGCTAAAGCAGAAAAGGTATTTATTGAAGGAAAATTAGTATACAGCGACTAA
- a CDS encoding glycosyltransferase, producing MKKIAFFNPQGNFDKNDSHLTEHPDFGGQLVYVKELAKAIVSKGIQVDIITRQIIDEKWPEFSEPFDYYPDSPNLRIVRIPFGGKKFLNKENLWNHLPKYVEGIYGLYKKEGSFPDFVTTHYGDGGISGVLFLEKTDIPFSFTGHSLGAWKLEKMLNEGFSQEELERKFKFSVRILAENLAIKYSSFVVCSTSHERYVQYSHKMYNADPYSNKFKIIPPGINSKIFNPKPQKDDKIIENYLNNVLSSAPKERQKLPFIILSSRIDRKKNHIAVVRAFLKNKNLKENANLIIVVRAIDDVIKFANEKDSEESEILREIINEGKKEIGNSIFFLNISNQKSLASLYRVAAKRNSVFTLPSHYEPFGLAIIEAAACGLIVAATKYGGPVEILSDNKELLFDPENIDDIANKLYIALTKYNTSQLIELSRKYTWESTANKYLENIDKVLKNSLEINKKQLQDDIRKFISYFNIK from the coding sequence ATGAAAAAAATTGCTTTTTTCAATCCTCAAGGAAATTTCGATAAAAATGATAGTCATTTAACTGAACATCCAGACTTTGGAGGGCAACTAGTATACGTTAAAGAACTTGCAAAAGCAATAGTTTCAAAAGGAATACAAGTTGATATTATAACAAGACAAATAATAGATGAAAAATGGCCTGAATTTTCGGAGCCCTTTGATTATTATCCAGATTCTCCTAATTTAAGAATAGTTAGAATACCATTTGGTGGAAAAAAGTTCTTAAATAAAGAAAATCTTTGGAACCATCTTCCCAAATATGTAGAGGGAATTTACGGCCTCTACAAAAAAGAAGGAAGTTTTCCAGATTTTGTTACAACCCATTATGGTGATGGAGGAATAAGTGGTGTTTTGTTTTTAGAAAAAACAGACATTCCATTTTCCTTTACTGGGCATTCGCTAGGTGCATGGAAACTTGAAAAAATGCTAAATGAAGGATTTTCTCAAGAAGAACTTGAAAGAAAATTTAAATTCTCTGTAAGAATACTTGCAGAAAATCTTGCGATAAAATACTCATCTTTTGTTGTTTGTAGTACTTCTCATGAAAGATATGTGCAATATTCACATAAAATGTACAACGCTGATCCATACAGTAATAAATTTAAAATAATTCCTCCTGGAATTAACTCCAAAATATTTAATCCCAAACCTCAAAAAGATGATAAAATAATAGAAAATTATTTAAACAATGTACTTTCAAGTGCTCCAAAAGAAAGACAAAAACTACCATTTATAATTTTATCTAGCAGGATCGATAGAAAGAAAAATCATATAGCAGTTGTCCGCGCATTTTTAAAAAATAAAAATTTAAAAGAAAATGCAAATTTAATTATTGTAGTAAGAGCAATAGATGATGTCATTAAATTTGCAAATGAAAAAGATAGCGAAGAATCAGAAATCTTAAGAGAAATAATTAATGAAGGTAAAAAAGAAATCGGAAATAGTATATTTTTCTTGAATATTTCCAATCAAAAAAGTCTTGCTTCTTTATATAGAGTCGCTGCAAAACGCAATTCGGTTTTTACCTTACCATCGCACTATGAACCATTCGGGCTAGCTATTATAGAAGCAGCCGCTTGTGGATTAATCGTTGCAGCAACAAAATATGGCGGTCCCGTTGAAATTTTATCTGATAATAAGGAACTACTATTTGACCCTGAAAACATTGATGATATTGCAAACAAATTGTATATTGCCTTAACTAAATACAACACTTCACAATTGATTGAATTATCTAGAAAATATACATGGGAAAGTACTGCAAATAAATATCTTGAAAATATTGATAAAGTTTTGAAAAATTCACTAGAAATTAACAAAAAACAACTCCAAGACGATATCAGGAAATTTATTTCTTATTTTAATATAAAATAA
- a CDS encoding YjjG family noncanonical pyrimidine nucleotidase, with protein MKYEMIYFDLDNTILDFDKSEEYALKSVFEHLNIGYDESYIEVYRPINEKWWKLFSEGKYRKEMIVVERFREFFEKIGVFNLNFNEVAQVYLKGLSSVAFFIEGAEEFLGKLKEKGFRMAAITNGVESVQQKRAKIARLDRFFEFVLTSEKVGKPKPEPDIFFYAEKLSNVPLSRSIYIGDNIETDYEGAKRAKLDFILFDPKNKFEDNIKKVSNYKELYRILID; from the coding sequence ATAATACAATATTAGATTTTGACAAATCTGAAGAATATGCTCTAAAAAGTGTGTTTGAACATCTTAATATTGGTTATGATGAAAGTTACATAGAAGTTTATAGGCCTATAAATGAAAAATGGTGGAAGCTTTTTTCAGAGGGAAAGTATAGAAAAGAAATGATTGTTGTAGAAAGATTTAGAGAATTTTTTGAAAAAATTGGAGTATTTAATTTGAATTTTAATGAAGTTGCACAGGTTTATTTAAAAGGACTTTCCAGTGTTGCTTTTTTTATAGAAGGTGCTGAAGAGTTTTTAGGAAAATTGAAAGAGAAAGGCTTTAGAATGGCTGCTATTACAAATGGTGTGGAATCTGTTCAGCAAAAAAGAGCAAAAATTGCAAGACTAGATAGATTTTTTGAATTTGTACTTACCTCAGAAAAGGTTGGAAAACCAAAACCAGAGCCTGATATATTTTTCTATGCAGAAAAATTATCAAATGTTCCGCTTTCAAGATCTATTTATATAGGAGATAATATAGAAACCGATTATGAAGGTGCAAAAAGGGCGAAACTTGATTTTATTCTTTTTGATCCAAAAAATAAGTTTGAGGATAATATAAAGAAAGTTTCAAATTACAAAGAATTATATAGAATATTGATTGATTAA
- a CDS encoding sensor histidine kinase, translating to MLNKKIIYFLIILFSFISFFIYLSYWQKDISQKVEVYSSGIKYPLWLLDNDGLDMLSNIILKDKEFCHIEIFDQNGNLLLEKGKKKIFSIRYSKTAFFEGIIIGSIYFDVSLTRVISTFLYIFLITQSFMIIAFLYFKNVEKTKKLFELNEELSESNEELEQTIRELEQTQESLIISEKMAALGKLMLSIAHDINTPIGIIFTASTEIENILENNKTDKETLKRLSKIIIKNSQKIAEIIRSLKKTAIHEVSDNFSKFNIKELVEDIVDTLSFNLKKNNIKTIIDVDNKNVFSNPGAIAQILMNLINNIVDHAFKGEKSEKIISITAEVNKKHLKIIVSDNGVGIDEKIQRKIFDPFFTTDKEKGTGLGLSIVHQLVVKLLKGHIEVKSAKGKGTKFIIIIPLKEENNE from the coding sequence ATGTTAAATAAAAAAATTATTTATTTTTTAATAATCCTATTTTCGTTTATATCTTTCTTCATATATCTATCTTACTGGCAAAAAGACATCTCACAAAAAGTTGAAGTTTATTCAAGTGGTATTAAATACCCTCTATGGCTGTTAGATAATGATGGCTTAGATATGTTGTCAAATATAATTCTAAAAGATAAGGAATTTTGCCACATAGAGATATTTGATCAAAACGGTAATTTACTTTTAGAAAAGGGGAAAAAGAAAATATTTTCGATAAGATATTCTAAAACTGCCTTCTTTGAAGGTATAATTATTGGCTCTATATATTTTGATGTTTCTCTTACTAGAGTTATATCTACATTCTTATATATCTTCCTTATAACTCAATCTTTCATGATTATAGCATTTTTGTATTTTAAAAACGTTGAAAAGACAAAAAAATTATTTGAATTAAACGAAGAATTATCTGAATCAAATGAAGAACTTGAGCAAACTATTAGAGAACTTGAACAAACTCAAGAATCCCTAATTATTTCAGAAAAAATGGCAGCTCTTGGAAAGTTAATGTTAAGTATCGCACATGATATAAATACACCTATAGGAATAATTTTTACAGCATCAACTGAAATTGAAAACATTTTAGAAAATAATAAAACTGACAAAGAAACTTTAAAACGACTTTCAAAGATAATAATCAAAAACTCTCAAAAAATAGCAGAGATCATAAGATCACTTAAAAAAACTGCCATTCATGAAGTATCAGATAACTTTTCAAAATTTAATATTAAAGAGCTGGTAGAAGATATTGTTGACACCTTATCTTTCAATTTGAAAAAAAATAATATAAAAACAATAATTGATGTCGATAATAAAAATGTGTTTTCAAATCCTGGAGCCATAGCACAAATTCTGATGAACTTAATTAACAATATAGTTGACCATGCATTCAAAGGTGAAAAGAGTGAAAAGATAATCTCAATAACTGCCGAAGTAAATAAAAAACACCTTAAGATAATAGTTAGTGACAATGGTGTTGGAATTGATGAAAAAATCCAAAGAAAAATTTTTGATCCTTTCTTTACAACCGACAAAGAAAAAGGAACTGGACTTGGTTTAAGTATAGTTCATCAATTGGTTGTTAAATTACTAAAAGGGCATATTGAAGTAAAAAGTGCTAAAGGAAAAGGAACCAAATTTATAATTATAATTCCTTTGAAGGAGGAAAACAATGAATAA
- a CDS encoding response regulator: MNNWKILIVDDEPDVHTLTSIILKDIEFEGKKVETISAYSLDQAKEILKNKKDIALAIVDIVMENKDDGFKLIQFIREEVKNQLMRIVVRTGQPGVAPPRDIILKYDINDYREKSEFSSNALFTLVISKLREYSDLLELYNQREILEEFANINFHNLDDLNLFFEKIKNILSTNINIEYFELESSENEDKCDIIDKTLWKSNSEVEICIKAEKEKRLKYTIKFDNQLSNAYKNILNLTLSKQILNIENNILSKELIDNLYQIIYILSETTETRSFETGEHVKRVGLITKIIASELGFKNQKLEFISTAAMLHDIGKIGIPDAILNKPTKLEDDEWEIMKQHTIIGYKILSTVDNPLFKMAANIALCHHENWDGSGYPKGLKGEEIPLEARIVALVDVYDALSTDRVYRKAWPEEKVLKYIKEFNKKKFDPKIVEIFFNKYNKIKNFYKS; encoded by the coding sequence ATGAATAATTGGAAAATTCTAATAGTTGATGATGAACCAGACGTTCATACATTAACATCTATAATACTTAAAGATATTGAATTTGAAGGAAAAAAAGTAGAAACAATTAGCGCATATTCCCTAGATCAAGCAAAAGAAATATTAAAAAACAAAAAAGATATTGCACTTGCAATTGTAGATATTGTAATGGAAAATAAAGATGATGGGTTTAAACTCATACAATTCATAAGGGAAGAGGTAAAAAATCAGCTTATGAGAATAGTTGTTAGAACTGGCCAACCTGGAGTTGCTCCACCAAGAGATATAATACTAAAATATGATATCAATGACTATAGAGAAAAAAGCGAATTTTCAAGTAATGCCCTTTTTACACTCGTAATTTCAAAATTGAGAGAGTATTCAGATCTTCTAGAACTATATAATCAAAGAGAAATATTAGAAGAATTTGCAAACATAAATTTTCACAATTTAGATGATTTAAATCTATTTTTTGAAAAAATAAAAAACATCTTGTCTACGAATATAAATATTGAATATTTTGAATTAGAATCTTCAGAAAATGAAGACAAATGTGACATTATCGACAAAACTCTATGGAAATCAAACAGCGAAGTTGAAATATGTATAAAGGCAGAAAAAGAAAAAAGATTAAAATATACAATTAAATTTGACAATCAACTAAGTAATGCATACAAAAACATATTAAACTTAACTTTATCAAAGCAAATCTTAAACATTGAAAACAATATCCTCTCTAAAGAACTTATTGATAACCTGTACCAAATTATATATATACTTTCTGAAACAACAGAGACAAGATCATTTGAAACTGGAGAACATGTAAAACGTGTAGGATTAATAACTAAAATTATAGCAAGTGAATTGGGATTTAAAAACCAAAAACTTGAGTTTATATCAACAGCGGCAATGTTACATGATATTGGAAAAATTGGAATACCTGATGCTATATTAAATAAACCTACAAAACTCGAAGATGATGAATGGGAAATTATGAAACAGCATACAATTATAGGGTACAAAATTTTAAGCACAGTTGACAACCCACTATTCAAAATGGCAGCCAACATTGCCCTTTGTCACCATGAAAACTGGGATGGAAGTGGTTATCCAAAAGGATTAAAAGGCGAAGAAATACCACTCGAAGCCCGGATTGTTGCACTTGTAGATGTATATGATGCTCTATCTACAGATAGAGTATATAGAAAAGCTTGGCCAGAAGAAAAGGTTTTAAAATATATAAAAGAATTCAACAAAAAGAAATTTGATCCAAAAATTGTAGAAATTTTCTTTAATAAATACAACAAAATAAAAAATTTCTATAAAAGCTAA
- a CDS encoding carbohydrate kinase family protein has product MILFVGELLADMIAEESFDTAEYFEMKVGGSPGNIASYLSQLGVTTRILSRVGNDIIGKRIINKLRQKGVDTSYIQIDKEYGTTLVFVQKTKDTPDFFVLRGADRFINLPDNDIFNGIKILHLSCWTISYDDLFKKIVSILDEAIKNRILIGFDPNCRDKIFKCGKVDKEKVKFILKHTNFCKPSLDDGVAIFGEKDYSLEDTIKYYIDKFHDLGVKNIALTAGKHGAYIFDGKDVIHIPSNAKKVVDATGAGDGFWAGLYYGILNGKNFVESCKMGSKVSVHILKFVGADVELNNKIWE; this is encoded by the coding sequence ATGATATTGTTTGTTGGCGAATTACTTGCAGACATGATTGCTGAAGAATCATTTGACACAGCCGAGTACTTTGAAATGAAAGTTGGAGGATCTCCAGGTAATATAGCCTCTTATCTATCCCAATTAGGAGTTACAACACGAATATTATCTAGAGTTGGAAACGATATTATCGGAAAAAGGATTATAAATAAACTAAGACAAAAAGGTGTAGATACCAGCTACATTCAAATAGATAAAGAATACGGAACAACTCTTGTTTTCGTTCAAAAAACAAAAGATACCCCAGATTTTTTTGTTTTAAGAGGTGCAGATAGATTTATTAATCTACCTGATAATGATATATTTAATGGAATTAAAATACTCCATTTAAGTTGTTGGACTATTTCATACGATGACTTATTTAAAAAAATAGTTTCAATTTTAGACGAGGCTATTAAAAATAGAATCTTAATCGGTTTTGATCCAAATTGCAGGGATAAAATCTTCAAATGTGGAAAAGTAGATAAAGAAAAAGTAAAATTTATTTTGAAACATACTAACTTTTGCAAGCCCTCGCTCGATGATGGCGTAGCTATATTTGGCGAAAAAGATTATTCTCTTGAAGATACCATAAAATATTACATAGATAAATTTCATGACTTAGGCGTTAAAAATATAGCATTAACTGCAGGAAAACATGGGGCATATATTTTTGATGGAAAAGATGTAATACATATTCCAAGTAATGCAAAAAAAGTTGTTGATGCAACTGGTGCAGGTGATGGTTTCTGGGCTGGCTTGTACTACGGAATATTAAATGGAAAGAATTTTGTAGAGTCTTGTAAAATGGGGAGTAAAGTTTCAGTTCATATTCTTAAGTTTGTTGGTGCTGATGTAGAGTTAAATAATAAAATATGGGAGTGA
- a CDS encoding substrate-binding periplasmic protein: protein MKKLIFLFFIIIYNMVYFSLTLYTYPQDNVKFFDEKGQLTGISHKFVEILNERLKKYNIKIKYKSTYPKNLSEILSALEKDEIQTFIGLAKNEERLKKFKFTNYPLWSVRLALLSKKKNINLSNFKRKKIGVITNSKTAKLSKMYFKDATFIEFNNISKAIENLLNNKIDFVSYNSFILEYYQKLYQDNLKFINIKTEKYRQYIAFSKNVDGKVIEIFDNVLKELFNTNDFEKLFDNYYGIIPGNIVELASIQWPPYEYYENGKWYGIDYEILNIALKELGLKLVTYLYPWSRCIQLAKSKATDILLSLRKTKVREQYLFFSSIPISYGKDVYFFLKGNPYRNIAGYIKGYAYPKEFFKSPYKKVPVDSDERGMILLSQKRIDLFITNLYVGLFYANKYKIDVEYSKTIKEQEYYVGFSKTYFGKFLSEQITKLLERFRKDETYKKVYEKYNIPWEELNVK from the coding sequence ATGAAAAAATTAATATTCTTATTCTTCATTATAATATATAATATGGTCTATTTTTCTTTAACGTTATATACTTATCCACAAGATAACGTAAAGTTTTTTGATGAAAAAGGACAATTGACTGGTATATCTCACAAATTTGTCGAAATTTTGAACGAAAGATTAAAAAAATACAACATCAAAATTAAATACAAATCAACCTACCCTAAAAATCTCTCCGAAATCCTCTCTGCCCTTGAAAAAGATGAAATTCAAACATTCATAGGTCTTGCAAAAAACGAAGAAAGACTAAAAAAATTTAAATTCACAAATTATCCACTTTGGAGTGTACGCCTTGCTTTGCTTTCAAAGAAAAAAAATATCAATTTGTCAAACTTTAAGAGAAAAAAAATCGGTGTCATTACTAATTCAAAAACAGCTAAACTATCAAAAATGTATTTTAAGGATGCAACATTCATAGAATTTAATAACATATCAAAAGCAATTGAAAATCTTTTAAACAATAAAATCGATTTCGTATCATACAATTCATTCATACTTGAATATTATCAAAAACTATATCAAGACAATTTAAAATTTATAAATATTAAAACTGAGAAATATAGACAATATATTGCTTTCTCAAAAAATGTTGATGGCAAAGTTATCGAGATCTTTGACAACGTTTTAAAAGAACTATTTAATACTAATGACTTTGAAAAATTATTTGATAACTATTATGGAATAATTCCCGGAAATATAGTTGAACTTGCATCTATACAATGGCCTCCATACGAATACTACGAAAACGGAAAATGGTACGGAATAGATTATGAAATACTAAACATTGCTTTAAAAGAACTTGGATTAAAACTTGTTACTTATCTATATCCATGGAGTAGGTGTATTCAACTAGCAAAATCTAAGGCTACAGATATTTTGTTATCTTTAAGAAAGACTAAAGTTCGAGAACAGTATCTCTTTTTTTCAAGTATACCTATTAGTTACGGAAAAGATGTATATTTTTTTCTAAAAGGCAACCCATATAGGAATATTGCTGGATACATAAAAGGTTATGCATATCCTAAAGAGTTTTTCAAATCACCTTACAAAAAAGTACCTGTAGATTCGGACGAGCGAGGTATGATTCTTCTTTCACAAAAAAGGATTGATTTATTTATAACAAACCTTTATGTGGGGCTATTTTATGCGAATAAGTACAAAATTGATGTTGAGTACTCAAAGACAATTAAAGAACAAGAATATTATGTTGGTTTTTCAAAAACGTATTTTGGTAAGTTTTTATCTGAGCAAATTACAAAATTATTAGAAAGATTTAGAAAAGATGAAACATATAAAAAAGTTTATGAAAAGTACAATATACCATGGGAGGAATTAAATGTTAAATAA